From Nomascus leucogenys isolate Asia chromosome 15, Asia_NLE_v1, whole genome shotgun sequence, a single genomic window includes:
- the TRIM21 gene encoding E3 ubiquitin-protein ligase TRIM21: MASAARLTMMWEEVTCPVCLDPFVEPVSIECGHSFCQECISQVGKGVGSVCPVCRQRFLLKNLRPNRQLANMVNNLREISQEAREGTQGEQCAVHGERLQLFCEKDGKALCWVCAQSRKHRDHTMVPLEEAAQEYQEKLQVALGELRRKQELAEKLEVEIAMKRADWKKTVETQKSRIHAEFVQQKNFLVEEEQRQLQELEKDEREQLRILGQKEAKLAQQGQALQELISELDRRCHGSALELLQEVIIVLERSESWNLKDLDIASPELRSVCHVPGLKKMLRTCAVHITLDPDTANPWLILSEDRRQVRLGDTQQSIPGNEERFDSYPMVLGAQHFHSGKHYWEVDVTGKEAWDLGVCRDSVRRKGHFLLSSKSGFWTIWLWNKQKYEAGTYPQTPLHLQVPPCQVGIFLDYEAGMVSFYNITDHGSLIYSFSECAFTGPLRPFFSPGFNDGGRNPAPLTLCPLNIGSQGSTDY; encoded by the exons ATGGCTTCAGCAGCACGCTTGACAATGATGTGGGAGGAGGTCACATGCCCTGTCTGCCTGGACCCCTTCGTGGAGCCTGTGAGCATCGAGTGTGGCCACAGCTTCTGCCAGGAATGCATCTCTCAGGTTGGGAAAGGTGTGGGCAGCGTCTGTCCTGTGTGCCGGCAGCGCTTTCTGCTCAAGAATCTCCGGCCCAATCGAcagctagccaacatggtgaacaaCCTTAGAGAAATCAGCCAGGAGGCCAGAGAGGGCACACAGGGGGAACAGTGTGCAGTGCATGGAGAGAGACTTCAACTGTTCTGTGAGAAAGATGGGAAGGCCCTTTGCTGGGTGTGTGCCCAATCTCGGAAACACCGTGACCACACCATGGTCCCTCTTGAGGAGGCTGCACAGGAGTACCAG GAGAAGCTCCAGGTGGCATTAGGGGAGCTGAGAAGAAAGCAGGAGTTGGCTGAGAAGTTGGAAGTGGAAATTGCAATGAAGAGAGCAGACTGGAAG AAAACAGTGGAAACACAAAAATCTAGGATTCACGCAGAATTTGTGCAGCAAAAAAACTTCCTGGTTGAAGAAGAACAGAGGCAGCTGCAGGAGCTGGAGAAGGATGAGAGGGAGCAGCTGAGAATCCTGGGGCAGAAAGAGGCCAAGCTGGCCCAGCAGGGCCAGGCCCTGCAGGAGCTCATCTCAGAGCTAGATCGAAGGTGCCACGGCTCAGCACTGGAACTGCTGCAG GAGGTGATAATTGTCCTGGAAAG GAGTGAATCCTGGAACCTGAAGGACCTGGATATTGCCTCTCCAGAACTCAGGAGTGTGTGCCATGTGCCAGGGCTGAAGAAGATGCTGAGGACATGTGCAG TCCACATCACTCTGGATCCAGACACAGCCAATCCGTGGCTCATACTTTCAGAAGATCGGAGACAAGTGAGGCTTGGAGACACCCAGCAGAGCATACCTGGAAATGAAGAGAGATTTGATAGTTATCCTATGGTCCTGGGTGCCCAGCACTTCCACTCTGGAAAACATTACTGGGAGGTAGATGTGACAGGAAAGGAGGCCTGGGACCTGGGTGTCTGCAGAGACTCTGTGCGCAGGAAGGGGCACTTTTTGCTTAGTTCTAAGAGTGGCTTCTGGACAATTTGGTTGtggaacaaacaaaaatatgaggCTGGCACCTACCCCCAGACTCCCCTCCACCTTCAGGTGCCTCCATGCCAAGTTGGGATTTTCCTGGACTATGAGGCCGGCATGGTCTCCTTCTACAACATCACTGACCATGGCTCCCTCATCTACTCCTTCTCTGAATGTGCCTTTACAGGACCTCTGCGGCCCTTCTTCAGTCCTGGTTTCAATGATGGAGGAAGAAACCCAGCCCCTCTAACCCTCTGTCCACTGAATATTGGATCACAAGGATCCACTGACTATTGA